The genome window TTTGTAGCATTTTCTGCTTCGCAAATTGCCTACAATATCGGAACGCTCAGAAAGTTGGATAGCATTCCATGGTTTTTCTTCAATTTTTCCATCCTGATAATGCTCATACCTTGTTGCCTTGCGGTGTTTGAGAAGCAAAGCTTTGAATGTCTTGTGGTCACTAGGAATCAGTTCAATGGGAAGCGTTTGAACATGCACTGTGGAGTCTGGCATTTGGGAAGTATTGGTTGGCTTGGGTGGTGGGGTTTGCGATCTTTGGCTGAAGAGTGCCACCAGTTGCACAGCACGCAGAAAAAGTTCGCTCGTGTCAGCCACTTTATTTTGAAGTAAGATAATTTCGTCCAGGACTTTGCCTTTGAAATCATTATTGATAATTGTGCTGAATAAAAAGTGTTTGCGACGGCCATCAAAGAATGTTTGCAGAATTTGTGCCGCATCATTGATATCAGACTCTCTTGAAGGAGCTACTTTTGGGGACAGGAACAAAATTTTAGCCGGAATGCCGGGGAAGTGGCGTTCAAGCGTCAGCGCGGTACGGAACATTTTTTTAATGACCCTTGCCGTTGTTGCGTCCTTTAAGCCATATTGCAATCCTTTCGTATGGAATGCGATATCAGCAGCGATAATTTTTTCAACTTTCCCTTGGGCAACTCGTATACCAAGTACATCAATTTCGGCTTGACCAAGAAACTGTGTAAGGTTTGATGTCTTTTTAACAACTTCTTCAGAAAATTGAACCTTACCTTCATTAAACCATTGTTCAAGCTCAGGAGTAATTTCGGCTGGCCACTTTGGCGATGGTTTCCAGTTCAGCTCAGCCATTTGGCAACCTATGCAATGGCGTATCCAAGTTCTTATCAGCGATTCTCCCATTTCAATTTTCATGGGTACTCCGATACTACGGGATTTTCACAGAAATATATTGAAAATGCCTTGGTGGACTTATTCGTGCATGCATTTTGTGCTGCACCAGTAACATTCTTTTGTATATGAAAACATAGAATACCTCGTCAATAAGTACAATAATACGGCAAGAAGCATTCATACATAAAACAAAGGCTCCCGGTCTGCGCCGTGCAAGCGCAAACCGGGAGCCTGGATGGCGGGGGAGGACAGGCCTAGCCCTGCTTCATCTCCTGAATCAGGGCGGCGAGCTTTTTGGCCTGCTCGGTGAGGTCGGCAACGGCGGTGGAAGCCTGATTCATGGCCTCTGCCGTCAGGCGCGAAACCTCGTTGACCTCAACAATGCTGCGGTTGATTTCTTCGCTTGCTGCCGACTGCTCTTCACTGGCGGCGGCAATGGCATTCACCTGATCAGCCGTGGCGGTCACAACCTCCACAATGCCTTGCAGGGCCTCGCCGGATTGCCCGGCCAGATCCGTGGCCACGCCGATGGAACCCACAGCGTTTTCAACGCCCTGCATGCTTTTGGCGGTGCTGTCCTGAATGGCCTGAATGGCCTTGGCCACATCGCTTGTGGAAACCATGGTCTTTTCTGCTAGCTTGCGCACTTCGTCAGCCACAACGGCAAAACCCCTGCCGGCATCGCCAGCACGGGCGGCCTCGATGGCCGCGTTCAGCGCCAGCAGGTTGGTCTGGTCAGCAATGTCGGAAATAACGCCCATAATCTGGTTGATGGCCTGCGCGTGCTCGTTCAGGCGGTTCATGTCTTCCTTGAGCGAAAGCGAGTGGGTCTGCACCTCGGTGATGCTTTCCACGGCGTTTTGTACGATCTTTGCGCCAGCAAGAGCCTTGTCGCGGGTTTCGAGCGATGCGCCCGATGCCAGCCCGGCGTTTCTGGCAACGTCCTGAACCGTGGCGTTCATTTCATTCATGGCGGTGGCTGCGCCAGAAAGCATCTTGGAAGATTCTTCCGCGCCTTCATCAGAGCGTTTGATCTGGTGCGAGAGGTCAGATGAAGCGGAGGAGAGCGCCTCGGCAATGGATTCAAGCTGATGGGCGGCGGCGAGCATGCCTTCCCTGCGGGCCGATTCTGCGCGCAGTTTGGCTTCTTCGGCAGCGGTCTGCGCTACTTTTGCGTGATCCAGGGCTTCGGCGGCCTGACGGGTTTTGTCGGCTGCTTCTTGAATGCGGCCATGCAGGTTTTCTATCATCATGCCCAGCGAACTATTAAGCCGCCGGATTTCGAGCGGACAGGATGCCTTGAGCGTGGGCAGGGCGGCCTCCTGACCCTGGGCGACCTTTTCTGCTTCAACGGTAATTTGCCGCAGGGGCCGACAGATAATGCGGGTAATCAGCCATGCAAAGCCAAGAATGACAGCAAGGATGCCCCCGCAAATAAGCAGCTCAAGATTATCGTAATGGTCGTTTCTCTCGGCAACCAGGTTGGCAACGCGAGTGCGTTCCGCCTCTACGCTGTCGATATACACGCCAGTGCCGATAATAACATCAGTGCCTGGTATCATGCGTGTGTAGGCCAGTTTGGGCTGTATGCCAGCCCCCGGCTTGTCAAAGCGGTAAGCCACGAACGCTCCGCCCTTTTTGGCGGCTTCAATCAACTCGCGTATAAAATAGACCCCATCGCTGTCTTTGAGATCAATAACATTTTTGCCGTTCTGCGACTTGTTGGTGGGCACGTTTATACGAGTGCCGTCTGTTTTATAGGTAAACAGGTAGCCCTCGTCGTTGGGAAAGAAACGCTGATAATCGGTGTATTTTTCAATCAGCGCGTACTGCTCCTTGGGGTCGGTAACCCCCTTGAGCCTGTCGGCAAGGTCTTGGGCGGCAACATCAACAACACTTTTCAGGCCGTACTCATACTTTGACTGTAATGCCGACGAAAGCTGGGGAATGGTTACTTCCGTAAAAACCAGTGTGGACATGTGGGTGTTGGTGAAAAAAAGGGTCGCCATGCCTACGACAAACCCACAGCAAAGGGTAACAAGCCACATTCTCACATTCATCTTTTACCTCGCAGGGGGAATAACCATATTTTATGAAATGCGTTATCAAATTCTTTTTAAAAGGGCTTAAATTATGCCCATCTGAGTCTGATTCTAAGAAAAATATCGGATAATGCCAACATTATGTTATGGCAATATGTCAAATTTGCAAAAAAAAATGCACATCCAGAGATATTTGCAGAACTTTACTAGATTTTTCACATATCAACACCAGTTTTTGTGCATGGTATCAAAACTTAAACACTGTAACTTTTTTTTGATGCAGGGCCTCAATTTATTCTTGCCCATCGAAAAGGTTTGTAGCAAACTCAATTTCCCCCCTGCGCCAGAGGCCGAACGCAACCGCCAGTGTGGATCCGCCGGTTGGAGCGCAGAGGCTGTCTTTTGACAGTCCCATGCTTCAACTCGTGGTGCGTTTTGGTCATGTCTTCAGACTATACCAAAAGGTCAGTCAACTTTGCACCCTACGAGAGGGTTCATTCGCGTCCCTGTAGCCCAGTTTTGCGGGCTGGTCTTCAAGTGACGCATTTTCCCGAGGTTAACAGCTATGTGCAGAATTGGTTCCATCAAGAGCAAGACGCCTGTACCCCCCTCAATGGCGCTCAATCTAATGCTGCCGCAGCAGGAAGGGCATGACAACTCCGGTTTTGCTATGGTTATGCAAGACCTGGAGGGCGTGTTCAGCCACTACAAAGACAAGCCCCTGCTTTCATTGGCCTGCACCCCCGAGGGTGTGCAACTGGTCAACGACTACATGGAAGAAAAGGGTTTTGTGCAGGTTGCCCAGTGGGTGCCTGAAGTGGACAAACGCCCCGGCCTCAAGATTGAGGCCATGCCCCGTTACGTCTTCCGCAACTATGACTACCCCGAGGAATACCGTTCCCGTAGTCAGGAAGAACGCGAAAACCTGCTGCTGGACACACGCCTTGAGCTGCGGGGCTTGTTGGCCGAGAAAAAGAATGGCTTTGTCTATTCGTTCTGGCCCGATGTACTGACCCTTAAAGAAATCGGTGATCCTGCCGACATAGCTGTATATTTTCGACTATGGAAAGACGATGGCCGCCTGACCGCGCGCAACATCGTGACCCAGTGCCGCCAGAATACCAACTACGCCATCGTGCGTTACGCTGCGCATCCCTTCTTTTTGCAGGGCTACACTGTGTGCGCCAACGGCGAGAACACTTTTTTCACCAAGAACAAAGAGTTCCAGAAGTCGCTGCACAGGGGTTATGTGGGTTTTGAATCCGACTCGCAGAACTTTCTGTACACCTTGCATTATGTCTTGCATGAGCTGCGCTGGCCCATCAAGTATTACAAGCACGTGATCACGCCCCTGCCTTTTGTGGAGGCGGAACAGCGCGCTGACCGCAAGGTGCTGAATCTTATTCGCGAATCCCTCGCGCATCTGGAGATCAACGGCCCCAACACCATCATCGGCCTTCTGCCTGACGGCAAGATGATTACCTGCTGCGACTCCAAAAAGCTGCGGCCCGTTGTTGTGGGCGTAAACTCGGACATGGTGGCCATCGCCTCCGAGGTCTGCGGTCTGAACGCCATCATGCCTGACCGCGACATCTCCAACGACATCTATCCCAATGAGCGGGAAATGGTGGTTATTGACAACGATCTGGCGGTGCAGCGATGGAATCAGTAAGAACTCAGGACGTAAGTGTTAACGACCTGCGCTGGAAGATAGAATACCGCCCCGATTTGTGCACCATGTGCGGCTCGTGCGTGGCGGCGTGTACTTTCAACGCCATTGAAGTGGGCATGATGCGCCGCAGCATCACGCTTTCGCGCAAGGCCTTTCCCGACCCGACGCAGGAACATTCCGCGCGCCCGGTCATCATGCAAAAGGCCAGCATACCCAACGCCTGCGTGGGTTGCGGCATGTGCGAAAAAATCTGTCCCAACGCGGCTATCAAACCCGTGCGCAACCAGGATACGCGGTTTCCCCTGTTGGCGCGTCACCACGGCCCCGTCAAACGGGGCGGGCGCACCAACCTGAACCCGCCGCGCACGCTCGATTCCATCTTTGTGGGCCGCATCAGCCAGATGACCGACCCCGCGCTGGATTCCGAGCGTCACACCTTTGATATCCGCTCCCCCCTTGGCCGCGTCATGCTTGCCAAGGAACTGCCCCTGCGCGTTGACGGCGACAGCCTTGTGCTGACCGAGCGCACCCCCCCGGTGCACTGGATTTACCCCGCCATCTTCAGCGACATGAGCATCGGCGCGCTCTCCACCCGCGCGTGGGAAGCCATTGCCCTTGCCGCAGCCTATCTTAATGAACACTGCGGCATGCCTGTGCGCATGTGCTCGGGCGAGGGCGGCATGCCCATCAAGCTGCTGGAATCCGACCAGCTCAAGTACATGATCCTGCAGATCGCCTCCGGTCACTTCGGCTGGAACCGCATCATCAAGGCCATGCCCCGTATGAAGACCGACCCGGCGGGTGTGCTCATCAAGATTGGTCAGGGTGCAAAACCCGGCGACGGCGGCCTCTTGCCCGCAGCCAAGGTGGCTCCGCACATTCAGGCCATCCGTGGCGTACCCAAGGCGACCCTGCATTCGCCGCCGAACCATCAGGGCCTGTATTCCATTGAAGAATCCGTGCAGAAAATGCACCTTTCGCTCAATGCGGCCTTTGGCTTCCGCGTGCCGGTGGCTATCAAGTGCGCGGCATCTGCCACGTCTGTTTCCGTCTACAACAACCTGTTGCGCGATCCCTACAAGATCTGCGGCGGGTTCTTCATCGACGGCATTCAGGGCGGCACTGGCGCTGCCAACGAGGTTTCGCTGGAGCACACCGGGCATCCCATTGTTTCCAAGCTGCGCGACTGCTACATGGCTGCCGTTGCCCAGGGTCTTCAGGGGCAGATTCCCCTGTGGGCTGGCGGCGGCATAGGCCTGACCGGCAACGCGGCTGCGGATGCCTTCAAGATGATCTGCCTTGGCGCCAACGGCGTTATCATCGGCAAGATCCTCATCCAGTTGCTGGGCTGCGTCGGCAATGAGCATGGCCGCTGCAATGCCTGTAATACCGGCAAATGTCCCACGGGCATATGCACCCAGGATCCGCGTCTGGTCAAAAGGCTGGATGTGGACAGGGGTGCGCAGAACATTGTGGACTACATGCTGGCCTTTGACTCCGAACTGCGCAAGCTGCTGGCCCCTGTGGGCAACAGTTCGCTGCCGGTTGGGCGTTCCGACGCCCTGGTTACCACGGACAAGGCTGTGGCCGACAAGCTGGATATCCAGTACGCCTGTTAGATTTTGGCGAGGAGCAGAACATGCTGCGCGTTAGCACGGTAGACGAACACAAGCGCATGTCCACCCAGGATTTGCTGCTGGCCATTGAGGCGGCGGTAGAGAAGGGTGAGACTGACTTTTATATTGAGGCCTCGGGCCAGCACGATATCGGCGGCCCCCTGTGGAACAAGGAAGGAAAAAAGCTGACCTTCAAGGTCAGCAACCCCGGTCAGCGGGTAGGCTCCATGTGCCTGCCCAACACCGAAATCCTGGTTGAAGGCTCCGCCTCGGCGGACGTAGGCTGGTTGAACGCGGGCGGGCGCATTGTGGTGCGCGGCGATGCGGGTGACACTGCGGCCCACTGCGCGGCAGCCGGTACTGTTTACATTGGTGGCCGCGCGGGTACCCGCTCAGGCTCCCTGATGAAGCACGACCCCCTTTATGAAGCCCCGGAACTCTGGGTGCTCAAGAGCGTGGGCAGCTTCTCTTTTGAATTCATGGGCGGCGGCAAGGCCGTTGTGTGCGGCCATGACAGCCAGAACATTGCCTCGGTCATGGGCGAACGCTCCTGCGTCGGCATGGTTGGCGGTGCTGTTTACTTCCGTGGGCCTGTTGGACAGCTGCCCAAGGACGTGCGCCTTAATCCCCTGGACGATGAAGATATCGCCTGGCTTGATGCTGGTCTTGACGACTTTCTGATGGCCATTGATCAGCCCAGCCTGCGCAGCGAACTGTGCGACTGGAGCCAGTGGCAGAAGATCACGCCGCTGCCGTTTGAGGAGCGCGGCCAGAAGGAAGTCTTGAGCCTTGGGCAGTTCCGCAGCAAGGAATGGATACCCAGCGGTATTTTCAGCGATGTGGCCCCCGATGACTTTATGGTCAACGGCCTGGTGGCGCGCGGCGATTACCGCCTGCGTGTGCCCATGTGGCAGAACGCCGAGTATGCCGCCCCTTGCGAATTCAACTGCCCGGCGTCCATCCCCACCCAGCGCAGACTTAACCTTCTGCGTGAAGGTAATGTGGAAGAAGCCTACCGCATGGTGCTGGATTACACGCCGTTCCCCGGTTCCGTCTGCGGCAGCGTGTGCCCCAACCCCTGCATGCAGAGCTGCACGCGCACTGATCTGGACAGCCCTGTGCAGATCGGCAAGCTCGGTTCCTATTCTGCGGATATCACGGTCGAAAAGCCCAAAACCCGCACCGGCAAGCACATTGGCGTGATCGGCGGCGGTGTTGGCGGCCTCACGGCTGCCTGGCAGCTCGCCCGGCTGGGCCACGACGTCACCGTGTACGAAGCCGATTCCGTTATGGGCGGCAAGCTTGAGCAGGTGATTCCCCGTGCCCGTCTGAACCATGACCTGCTGCGCAAGGAACTCAAGCGCATTGAGGACATGGGCGTGACCTTTGTGAACAATTGCCCTGTTGACGCCAAAAAGTTCGAGGAACTGCGCAAAAAGCACTCTGCTCTGGTGGTCGCCACCGGCGGGCATGTGCCGCGCATCTTCCCCTGGCCCGGTCACGAAAAGATCGTGGCTGGCATCGACTTTCTGAAGGCCATCAACAAGGGCGAAAAGCCCGCCGTGCCCGACAGCGTGATTGTTATCGGTTGCGGCAACGCGGGTATGGACGCCGCTGTGGGCGCATACGCCATGGGCGCCAAGCAGGTGACCTGCATCGACGTGCAGAAGCCCGCCGCCTTTGCTCACGAAATTGAGCATGTTGAAGGACTGGGCGGCAAACTTGTGTGGCCCGTGCAGACCAAGGAAGTCACCGATAACGGCATCATCACCCAGGAAGGGACGCTCATTCCCGGCAAGATGGTCATTATCACCATTGGCGAATCGCCCGACCTCTCCTTCCTGCCGGAAGGTCTGGAAAAGTTCCGCGAATGGATCGTGCCCAAGCCCGACCTCAGCATCATGGACGGCGTTTTTGCAGTGGGCGACGTTATCAAGCCCGGTCTGCTGGTGCATGCCATTGGCACGGGCCGCGATGCCGCCTTTGCCGCTGATGCCTTTGTGCGCGGCGAAACCTACACGCCGGAAAAGAAAAAGCTCGTGCCTTCCACGCGTCTGCACACGGCCTATTTTGCCAAGTGTCATGACCGTGAGCTGCCTACGCCGCAGGATGAATTCTCCCGCTGCGTGAGCTGCGGCACCTGCCGCGATTGCAAGATGTGCCTCAAATCCTGCCCGGAAAAGGCCATCGACCGCAACGAAACCGCTGGCGGCGGATTTGAATACGTTTCTAATCCTGCCCGCTGCATCGGCTGCGGCATCTGCGCAGGCATCTGCCCCTGCGGCATCTGGACCATGTATCCCAACTGGGACATGAGCTAGACCTCTGGCGGGCTTTTGTCTGCCCTGAATGAACGCAAAGCCCCCTTTCTCCCGCCACACGGGTAAGAGAGGGGGCTTTTTGCGCCGCCAGTGTCGGGCATCCTGCACTTTTGTTTGAGGCAAAATTATTGCATACTGGCGGAAGGCACAGTTTATCTGTATTCAGTCCGCGCTGCATTTCGCCCTGGTTTGCGCGCAATCGCAGTATGCGGTTTCACTGCCAGCATTTTCAGGAGAATTTCAATGGATGTTTTTGAAGCGCTGTTTACCCGCCGCAGCATACGTAAATTCACGGCTGAGCCTGTGAGCGATGAAGATTTGCAGCTCGTACTCAAGGCCGCCATGTGCGCGCCCAGCGCACACAACAAACAGCCCTGGCACTTTGTGGTTGTGCGCGACAAAGCTTTGCTGGCATCCATTGCCGAGCGGCACCCTTATGCCAAAATGGCCGCCGAAGCGCCTGTGGTGATTGTGGTTTGCGCCAATCCGGATGAAGCCAAAGCTCCCGGCTACTGGCAGCAGGACTGCACGGCTGCTCTGGAAAACATGCTGATTGCCGCGCGCGGCCTGAACCTTGGCACGGTGTGGTGCGGCATGTACCCCTTTGAAGACCGCGTTGAACCCATCCGCGAACTGCTCAATGTTCCGGCCCAGATCAACATGCTTGGTCTTGTGGTTATGGGGCACCCTGCGCAGCCTTTTGCCGAGGCGGACAGATTCAACGAAAGCAAGGTTCATCTGAACGGCTGGTAAACATCGCTACTCCGCAACCTTGAGGCCTGCACTCATGGATTCACAACCATTGCACTCCAGCGCCGGCTGCGCGCCGCACATTATTGTAGATGACGCGCAACCGGATGATATGGCGGCAGTACAGGGC of uncultured Desulfovibrio sp. contains these proteins:
- a CDS encoding methyl-accepting chemotaxis protein — translated: MATLFFTNTHMSTLVFTEVTIPQLSSALQSKYEYGLKSVVDVAAQDLADRLKGVTDPKEQYALIEKYTDYQRFFPNDEGYLFTYKTDGTRINVPTNKSQNGKNVIDLKDSDGVYFIRELIEAAKKGGAFVAYRFDKPGAGIQPKLAYTRMIPGTDVIIGTGVYIDSVEAERTRVANLVAERNDHYDNLELLICGGILAVILGFAWLITRIICRPLRQITVEAEKVAQGQEAALPTLKASCPLEIRRLNSSLGMMIENLHGRIQEAADKTRQAAEALDHAKVAQTAAEEAKLRAESARREGMLAAAHQLESIAEALSSASSDLSHQIKRSDEGAEESSKMLSGAATAMNEMNATVQDVARNAGLASGASLETRDKALAGAKIVQNAVESITEVQTHSLSLKEDMNRLNEHAQAINQIMGVISDIADQTNLLALNAAIEAARAGDAGRGFAVVADEVRKLAEKTMVSTSDVAKAIQAIQDSTAKSMQGVENAVGSIGVATDLAGQSGEALQGIVEVVTATADQVNAIAAASEEQSAASEEINRSIVEVNEVSRLTAEAMNQASTAVADLTEQAKKLAALIQEMKQG
- a CDS encoding glutamate synthase produces the protein MCRIGSIKSKTPVPPSMALNLMLPQQEGHDNSGFAMVMQDLEGVFSHYKDKPLLSLACTPEGVQLVNDYMEEKGFVQVAQWVPEVDKRPGLKIEAMPRYVFRNYDYPEEYRSRSQEERENLLLDTRLELRGLLAEKKNGFVYSFWPDVLTLKEIGDPADIAVYFRLWKDDGRLTARNIVTQCRQNTNYAIVRYAAHPFFLQGYTVCANGENTFFTKNKEFQKSLHRGYVGFESDSQNFLYTLHYVLHELRWPIKYYKHVITPLPFVEAEQRADRKVLNLIRESLAHLEINGPNTIIGLLPDGKMITCCDSKKLRPVVVGVNSDMVAIASEVCGLNAIMPDRDISNDIYPNEREMVVIDNDLAVQRWNQ
- a CDS encoding glutamate synthase-related protein; translated protein: MESVRTQDVSVNDLRWKIEYRPDLCTMCGSCVAACTFNAIEVGMMRRSITLSRKAFPDPTQEHSARPVIMQKASIPNACVGCGMCEKICPNAAIKPVRNQDTRFPLLARHHGPVKRGGRTNLNPPRTLDSIFVGRISQMTDPALDSERHTFDIRSPLGRVMLAKELPLRVDGDSLVLTERTPPVHWIYPAIFSDMSIGALSTRAWEAIALAAAYLNEHCGMPVRMCSGEGGMPIKLLESDQLKYMILQIASGHFGWNRIIKAMPRMKTDPAGVLIKIGQGAKPGDGGLLPAAKVAPHIQAIRGVPKATLHSPPNHQGLYSIEESVQKMHLSLNAAFGFRVPVAIKCAASATSVSVYNNLLRDPYKICGGFFIDGIQGGTGAANEVSLEHTGHPIVSKLRDCYMAAVAQGLQGQIPLWAGGGIGLTGNAAADAFKMICLGANGVIIGKILIQLLGCVGNEHGRCNACNTGKCPTGICTQDPRLVKRLDVDRGAQNIVDYMLAFDSELRKLLAPVGNSSLPVGRSDALVTTDKAVADKLDIQYAC
- a CDS encoding FAD-dependent oxidoreductase, producing MLRVSTVDEHKRMSTQDLLLAIEAAVEKGETDFYIEASGQHDIGGPLWNKEGKKLTFKVSNPGQRVGSMCLPNTEILVEGSASADVGWLNAGGRIVVRGDAGDTAAHCAAAGTVYIGGRAGTRSGSLMKHDPLYEAPELWVLKSVGSFSFEFMGGGKAVVCGHDSQNIASVMGERSCVGMVGGAVYFRGPVGQLPKDVRLNPLDDEDIAWLDAGLDDFLMAIDQPSLRSELCDWSQWQKITPLPFEERGQKEVLSLGQFRSKEWIPSGIFSDVAPDDFMVNGLVARGDYRLRVPMWQNAEYAAPCEFNCPASIPTQRRLNLLREGNVEEAYRMVLDYTPFPGSVCGSVCPNPCMQSCTRTDLDSPVQIGKLGSYSADITVEKPKTRTGKHIGVIGGGVGGLTAAWQLARLGHDVTVYEADSVMGGKLEQVIPRARLNHDLLRKELKRIEDMGVTFVNNCPVDAKKFEELRKKHSALVVATGGHVPRIFPWPGHEKIVAGIDFLKAINKGEKPAVPDSVIVIGCGNAGMDAAVGAYAMGAKQVTCIDVQKPAAFAHEIEHVEGLGGKLVWPVQTKEVTDNGIITQEGTLIPGKMVIITIGESPDLSFLPEGLEKFREWIVPKPDLSIMDGVFAVGDVIKPGLLVHAIGTGRDAAFAADAFVRGETYTPEKKKLVPSTRLHTAYFAKCHDRELPTPQDEFSRCVSCGTCRDCKMCLKSCPEKAIDRNETAGGGFEYVSNPARCIGCGICAGICPCGIWTMYPNWDMS
- a CDS encoding nitroreductase family protein, with product MDVFEALFTRRSIRKFTAEPVSDEDLQLVLKAAMCAPSAHNKQPWHFVVVRDKALLASIAERHPYAKMAAEAPVVIVVCANPDEAKAPGYWQQDCTAALENMLIAARGLNLGTVWCGMYPFEDRVEPIRELLNVPAQINMLGLVVMGHPAQPFAEADRFNESKVHLNGW